From a single Nakaseomyces glabratus chromosome H, complete sequence genomic region:
- a CDS encoding opsin family protein (CAGL0H10076g~Ortholog(s) have cellular bud, endoplasmic reticulum, mitochondrion, plasma membrane localization): MSTFVDLYKRGGNEAVKINPPTGADFHITSRGSDWLWAAFCVFLLLAIVFVLLMFRKPVNNRFVYLTAIAPNVFMAIAYFSIASNLGWIPVRAKYNHVRTSTQQQHPGVRQIFYARYVGWFMALPWPLIQASILGKTPVWHVAFNCTMGCVFSVCFLIAACVHSTYKWGYFTIGCGAGIVSIISLMTTTYTLIKKCGDKEIKRCFLIYVCPIIVLYLVAWPVCFGITDGGNVLQPDSEAIFYGIIDLLLLGIFPALYVPMASHVGYENITYGIFDSAIGGAAPGGMAHSASMDIEKSPMSATSSPTPVSPTPKAGIKKPKLKLKK; the protein is encoded by the coding sequence ATGTCTACTTTTGTTGATTTGTACAAGAGAGGCGGTAACGAAGCCGTCAAGATCAACCCTCCTACGGGTGCTGACTTCCACATCACTAGCCGTGGTTCCGACTGGCTATGGGCTGCTTTCTGTGTGTTCTTGTTGCTAGCTATCGTCTTCGTCCTATTGATGTTCCGTAAGCCTGTCAACAACAGATTCGTCTACTTGACCGCTATCGCTCCAAATGTCTTCATGGCCATCGCCTACTTCTCCATCGCTTCTAACTTGGGTTGGATTCCAGTCAGAGCTAAGTACAACCACGTCAGAACCTCCACTCAACAACAACACCCAGGTGTTAGACAAATCTTTTACGCTAGATACGTCGGCTGGTTCATGGCTTTGCCATGGCCTTTGATCCAAGCTTCCATCTTGGGTAAGACCCCAGTATGGCACGTCGCTTTCAACTGTACCATGGGCTGTGTCTTCTCCGTCTGCTTCTTGATCGCTGCCTGTGTTCACTCCACTTACAAGTGGGGTTACTTCACCATCGGTTGCGGTGCTGGTATCGTCTCCATCATCTCCTTGATGACTACCACTTACACTTTGATTAAGAAGTGTGGCGACAAGGAAATCAAGAGATGCTTCTTGATCTACGTCTGCCCAATCATCGTCCTATACTTGGTCGCTTGGCCAGTCTGTTTCGGTATCACCGACGGTGGTAACGTTCTACAACCAGACTCCGAAGCTATCTTCTACGGTATTATTGACTTGCTTCTATTGGGTATCTTCCCAGCTCTATACGTCCCAATGGCTAGCCACGTCGGTTACGAAAACATCACTTACGGTATCTTTGACTCTGCTATCGGCGGTGCTGCTCCAGGTGGCATGGCCCACTCTGCTTCCATGGACATTGAAAAGAGCCCAATGTCTGCTACTTCTTCCCCAACTCCAGTCTCCCCAACTCCAAAGGCTGGTATTAAGAAGCCAAAgttgaagttgaagaaataa
- the UBP14 gene encoding ubiquitin-specific protease UBP14 (CAGL0H10186g~Ortholog(s) have Lys48-specific deubiquitinase activity, thiol-dependent ubiquitin-specific protease activity), with protein MSDQILQGLEVPAIIAKEECIYCFETPYNPEKPGSKEQQLTDSTKAAHTLNICLVCFQAVCPRHTPFHIEVGKHNDAQHFDYLNVAKVRKYEDMLDGEEDEDTNSSKKIKLQVIEKSRDEDYNDVWSLLHFESSQSSPHIVLKSNEANAAQTEKVDHVLNAKSQDLADQANVWELDIKPCKHVDSFSFANVQEKPLETHCSSCELTQNLWICLYCGNLGCGREQVGIEGHSHALEHFKSKNDHCLAIKLGSLSSSSFDLYCYACDDEVKFNDLQVLKTTLAKYGIDMDKKSADEKTLVELQVEQNMNWDFKMVDEKGQQLKQLNASQELGCGLINLGNSCYLNSTLQCLFNGGVKGWDTDMLGNSPSLNVVYPANNLKSQLTKLRTALKEEPTIYKQGIRPKSFKKCIGGSHEEFSSGRQQDALEFFTYFVDELDKKLFKNSDYNPNDLMKFMMEDRLQCQECHGVKYSTETSNVIQLPLQESNDAQDLEERINAYFSGEVIEFKCPNCKKMVNAVKKPAMRTFPDTLVINPIRIKIENWTPVKTSNLLTIPGLETPTEVLELTQYKGNGLQKDTETQLNDDNDEIQFEVNETFVNQLMEMGFTENACVRALYHTGNKDPELAMNWLFGHIEDADVNAEFIPPKKAKNDVNPEHISMMVGMGLDPKLCRKALILNNHDVTRSVDWVFNNMDDDGEIEELKEQSDTSKTYGHHDAKPYELSAIICHKGNSVHSGHYVAFIRKMVDGKPTWVLYNDEKIVVSNNFEEMMKNSYMLFYSRT; from the coding sequence ATGTCTGATCAAATCTTGCAAGGTCTGGAAGTACCAGCTATCAttgcaaaagaagaatGTATTTATTGTTTCGAGACGCCCTATAACCCCGAAAAGCCAGGAAGTAAAGAGCAACAGCTCACGGACTCCACGAAGGCTGCCCATACACTTAACATTTGCTTAGTTTGCTTCCAAGCTGTTTGTCCCAGACACACACCTTTCCACATTGAAGTCGGCAAACATAATGATGCACAGCATTTTGATTACTTAAATGTGGCAAAAGTAAGGAAATATGAAGACATGCTGgatggtgaagaagatgaagatacCAACTCTAGtaaaaagatcaaattaCAAGTTATAGAGAAATCAAGAGATGAGGACTACAATGACGTTTGGAGTCTTTTACATTTTGAATCCTCTCAAAGTTCACCTCATATAGTTTTAAAATCCAATGAAGCCAATGCTGCACAGACAGAAAAGGTGGATCATGTCTTGAATGCAAAATCTCAAGACTTGGCTGATCAAGCCAACGTTTGGGAGCTAGATATTAAGCCATGCAAGCATGTCGATAGTTTCTCGTTTGCCAATGTACAAGAGAAACCCTTAGAAACACACTGCTCGAGTTGCGAATTGACTCAAAATTTGTGGATTTGTCTTTATTGTGGAAACTTAGGCTGTGGTAGAGAACAAGTTGGTATTGAGGGGCATTCCCATGCACTCGAGCACTTTAAGTCAAAAAATGATCACTGCTTAGCGATCAAACTAGGCTCTTTGAGTAGTTCCTCCTTCGACTTGTATTGTTATGCATGTGATGATGAAGTAAAATTCAATGACTTACAAGTACTGAAAACAACTTTGGCTAAATATGGGATTGATATGGACAAGAAATCAGCCGATGAGAAAACCTTGGTTGAATTGCAGGTTGAACAGAATATGAATTGGGATTTTAAAATGGTAGATGAAAAGGGACAGCAATTAAAACAACTCAACGCAAGTCAGGAACTTGGCTGTGGGCTTATTAATTTAGGAAATTCCTGCTATTTGAATTCTACTCTTCAATGCCTATTTAATGGGGGTGTCAAAGGCTGGGATACTGACATGCTAGGTAATTCACCTTCTTTAAATGTTGTTTATCCTGCCAATAATTTGAAATCCCAATTGACAAAATTGAGAACTgctttgaaagaagagCCAACTATTTACAAGCAAGGTATCAGGCCAAAGTCATTCAAAAAATGCATTGGTGGCAGTCACGAAGAATTCAGCTCTGGAAGACAACAGGATGCTTTAGAATTCTTTACTTACTTTGTTGACGAACTggataaaaaattatttaaaaACTCCGACTACAACCCTAATgatttaatgaaatttatGATGGAGGATCGGCTACAATGCCAAGAGTGTCATGGTGTTAAGTACAGCACAGAAACCTCAAATGTAATCCAATTACCACTTCAAGAGAGCAATGATGCACAAGATCtagaagaaagaataaatgCATATTTTTCTGGCGAAGTTATTGAATTTAAATGTCCAAATTGTaagaaaatggtaaatGCTGTAAAGAAGCCTGCAATGAGGACCTTTCCTGATACTTTAGTCATCAACCCTATCAGGATAAAGATCGAGAATTGGACTCCTGTCAAAACTAGTAATCTATTGACCATTCCGGGTCTTGAAACTCCTACTGAAGTTTTGGAATTAACTCAATATAAAGGAAATGGTTTGCAAAAGGACACAGAAACTCAATtaaatgatgataatgacgAAATTCAATTTGAAGTTAACGAAACATTTGTTAATCAACTTATGGAAATGGGTTTTACTGAAAATGCCTGCGTGAGAGCCTTGTACCATACTGGCAACAAAGACCCTGAATTGGCAATGAACTGGCTTTTTGGGCATATTGAAGATGCAGACGTTAACGCGGAGTTTATACCACCTAAGAAGGCTAAGAATGATGTCAACCCTGAGCACATATCTATGATGGTCGGAATGGGACTTGATCCAAAATTATGTAGAAAGGCTCTAATTTTAAATAACCATGATGTCACTCGTAGTGTTGATTGGGTGTTCAACAACATGGATGACGATGGCGAAAtagaagaattgaaagagCAGAGCGACACTTCGAAGACTTACGGCCACCATGATGCCAAGCCTTACGAACTATCTGCAATCATCTGCCACAAGGGTAACTCAGTTCACTCAGGCCACTATGTGGCTTTCATTAGGAAAATGGTAGACGGCAAACCCACTTGGGTTCTTTACAATGATGAGAAAATAGTTGTAAGCaacaattttgaagaaatgatgaagaacagTTACATGCTATTTTACTCCAGGACCTGA
- the ARO3 gene encoding 3-deoxy-7-phosphoheptulonate synthase ARO3 (CAGL0H10142g~Putative 2-dehydro-3-deoxyphosphoheptonate aldolase; protein abundance increased in ace2 mutant cells) — MFIKNDYRGDRTRLEDWRIKGYDPLTPPDLLQHEYPISEKGAANILKARDSVCDILNGKDDRMVIVIGPCSIHDPKAAYEYADKLAVIAEKLSDDLLIIMRAYLEKPRTTVGWKGLINDPDIDNSFQINKGLRISREMFTKLIEKLPIAGEMLDTISPQFLSDCFSLGAIGARTTESQLHRELASGLSFPIGFKNGTDGGLQVAIDAMRAASHEHYFLSVTKPGVTAIVGTEGNSDTFIILRGGKHGTNYDAENVKSTKEQLRKAKLIDEADSTRRIMIDCSHGNSNKDYRNQPKVAQEIYNQLSAGENGLCGVMIESNLVEGRQDVPPEGGREGLKYGCSITDACIGWDTTESVLELLAEGVRNRRKHLSK, encoded by the coding sequence ATGTTCATCAAGAATGACTACAGAGGTGACAGAACCCGTCTAGAAGACTGGAGAATCAAAGGTTACGATCCATTGACTCCTCctgatcttcttcagcaTGAATACCCAATCAGTGAGAAAGGTGCTGCCAACATACTGAAAGCTAGAGATTCTGTGTGTGACATCTTGAATGGTAAGGATGACCGTATGGTTATTGTCATTGGTCCATGCTCCATTCATGACCCAAAGGCAGCTTACGAATACGCCGATAAGCTAGCAGTAATCGCTGAGAAGCTATCCGATGATCTACTTATTATCATGAGAGCGTACTTAGAGAAGCCAAGAACCACCGTTGGATGGAAGGGTCTGATAAATGACCCAGATATTGATAACTCTTTCCAAATCAACAAAGGTTTAAGAATCTCAAGAGAAATGTTCACAAAGCTGATCGAAAAGCTTCCTATTGCCGGTGAAATGTTAGACACTATCTCCCCACAATTCTTGAGTGACTGTTTCTCTCTAGGTGCCATTGGTGCCAGAACAACTGAATCCCAACTGCATAGAGAACTAGCTTCAGGTCTATCTTTCCCAATTGGTTTCAAGAATGGTACCGATGGTGGCCTACAAGTTGCCATCGATGCTATGAGAGCTGCATCTCACGAACATTACTTCCTTTCTGTCACAAAGCCTGGTGTCACCGCTATTGTTGGTACTGAAGGTAACTCCGACACTTTTATCATTTTAAGAGGTGGTAAGCATGGTACCAACTACGATGCTGAAAATGTGAAGTCCACCAAAGAACAACTAAGGAAAGCAAAATTGATTGATGAAGCTGACAGTACCAGAAGAATAATGATTGACTGTTCTCACGGTAACAGTAATAAGGACTACAGAAATCAACCAAAGGTCGCTCAAGAGATCTACAACCAACTGAGTGCTGGTGAAAACGGTTTGTGTGGTGTTATGATCGAATCTAACCTAGTGGAAGGCAGACAAGATGTTCCTCCAGAAGGTGGTCGTGAGGGTCTAAAATATGGTTGCTCTATCACTGATGCTTGTATTGGCTGGGATACTACCGAAAGCGTTTTGGAACTTCTAGCCGAAGGTGttagaaacagaagaaagCATTTATCCAAGTAA
- the MUM2 gene encoding Mum2p (CAGL0H10164g~Ortholog(s) have role in mRNA methylation, negative regulation of pseudohyphal growth, premeiotic DNA replication and RNA N6-methyladenosine methyltransferase complex localization), translating to MSYFYNFNQGDGFANNTSMGTQDQSAFQNQNQNQVQNQSQGKAHTQFGSGQTYIASSMLNGMSGSSYSGNYEKNVNSPQDASAYANYFQPLQNAFNSSPGFQTVTQNNLATDYSYSHANSNGNNQIASSGSTDTTTTDTTAYNVSTNNDRFPKMTSDLTHMTSQQSRYPNTTSDKGVDDQLFTSRYNSMGTLTSTSTISSIPAKQDNASYLGQVNYNGIPSNRNYTASSTTHSAMLGNSFTSDAVTGYYYPTNRETNKQGLINSTKLPSRYSGSDNGQVYNNATTFDATQSSQPSNCSATVNPKEPKESSGEIDTLKYDIQVKDAQLQSLQRELTRLKSAISVAVDNTKDISSKTADKEEHITTKEIDVPNSLDIIFRKLSSALQKREKELDETKTNLESVLAAMALNPSNSSTKFGRYDPENLAHKTVVRLETLTKENQEMARMLSFGRAKEKHIALELLKKENKDLKTQIIQLKEKLGKDKV from the coding sequence ATGAGTTActtttataatttcaatCAAGGAGATGGGTTTGCAAACAATACATCCATGGGTACACAGGATCAATCTGCGTTTCAAAATCAGAACCAGAATCAGgttcagaaccagagccaggGGAAAGCCCATACACAATTTGGGAGTGGTCAAACCTACATAGCCAGTTCAATGCTAAATGGGATGAGTGGGTCAAGCTATAGTGGTAACTATGAGAAGAACGTAAACTCTCCTCAAGATGCTTCAGCTTATGCTAATTATTTTCAACCTTTACAAAATGCATTCAATTCCAGTCCAGGGTTTCAAACGGTTACACAAAATAATTTGGCTACAGATTACTCTTACTCACATGCCAATTCTAACGGAAACAACCAAATAGCCAGTAGTGGAAGTACTGATACAACGACTACTGATACAACAGCTTACAATGTTTCTACTAATAATGATAGGTTTCCTAAAATGACTTCTGATTTAACTCATATGACATCACAACAAAGCCGCTACCCTAATACAACAAGTGATAAAGGCGTCGACGATCAGTTATTCACGTCTAGATATAACAGTATGGGGACATTGACGAGTACTTCCACGATTAGTTCAATTCCGGCAAAACAGGATAATGCGTCATATCTAGGACAAGTCAACTATAATGGTATACCAAGCAATAGAAATTATACAGCCAGTAGCACAACTCATAGTGCGATGTTGGGAAATTCATTCACTTCTGATGCTGTCACGGGCTATTATTATCCAACAAACAGGGAAACCAATAAGCAAGGACtaataaattcaacaaaGTTACCTTCTAGGTACTCAGGCAGTGATAATGGACAAGTCTACAATAATGCTACTACCTTTGATGCCACACAATCCAGTCAACCATCCAATTGCAGTGCTACTGTCAACCCAAAGGAACCGAAAGAATCTTCTGGAGAAATTGATACACTGAAATACGATATTCAAGTAAAAGATGCTCAACTTCAATCTCTTCAGAGGGAATTAACAAGATTGAAAAGTGCTATTTCAGTAGCAGTAGATAATACAAAGGATATTTCTAGCAAAACAGCCGATAAAGAAGAGCATATTacaacaaaagaaatagatGTCCCAAACAGTCTGGATATAATCTTTCGAAAGCTATCTTCAGCTTTAcaaaagagagaaaaagaattaGATGAAACAAAGACTAATTTAGAGAGTGTCCTAGCCGCCATGGCGCTAAATCCCTCTAATAGCTCAACAAAGTTTGGTAGATATGATCCAGAGAATTTAGCTCACAAAACTGTTGTAAGGCTAGAAACTTTAACGAAGGAAAACCAGGAAATGGCTAGAATGTTATCATTTGGTAGGGCTAAAGAAAAGCATATAGCTCTTgaacttttgaagaaagaaaataaggACCTAAAAACCCAAATTATTCAATTGAAAGAGAAGCTAGGGAAAGATAAAGTTTGa
- the PRP6 gene encoding U4/U6-U5 snRNP complex subunit PRP6 (CAGL0H10098g~Ortholog(s) have role in mRNA splicing, via spliceosome and U4/U6 snRNP, U4/U6 x U5 tri-snRNP complex localization) has protein sequence MSGYRPAFLDQKPPPGYIAGVGRGAFGFATRGQKNETPRVPKRYTKESNDDDDEDVFASIEEKRARKRAPKPEERSKADFIPLKRKLANVTEDQWLNLPEATDMTRRNRRIRLEEQMNRKTYAAPDSLLDSNSVDLVKLTEEREKLLARQLDTDFFAKNEPNDQEMKTLKYIADIDKDSVNIVRRGDDEEVQKQRLVLKSYRRAEPKDPTSWIASAKLEENCGNYELARELIQQGCLQCPLDEIIWLENLRLNVSNNEKKKIIVANAIRFQPKSVALWLEGIKYEEQPANKFRVIQKALREIPAEEEIWKLAVKYNPNDYDSLRICKKALEFIPTSFYFWAILMKEPYEDVMNTLEKVITQNPKQIDLKVYKLMNEEIHKKIDSVSQCKSVIIKELGINMKDMDKSVVTKWLDKVEIWNKSIAVDITTASLCEVIFDSIGEKIVKEYGLNYLDNISNVKIQIIFLKSYLKFEPTKISVWQKLKNICVKSYNIDKFFQVFEELLFDRDTQNSYEMVKIHPNLVLLYVKELWKHDGNPDKALEILSKTLNEIPNFIEGWLAKIKILLQTGRLDCVASIFDKLLNSLETANYDDHNKERLLYRHVSFLRFMDENEKAVSYIENKYLLLFPQSVKLKLQLVQIYEDMGMNSICSRLYDDYTKRLPSHAVFWIEYANFIQRTSGNTSRARSILDKGIVHNPSNVSLIVAKVKLEETVGNFAQEELLISQGLQTFAKDAELWACRMRLSKSKKSSLKKTLFQDALKATNNSYLILFEVGRSFYNDNQYKVAMKWFDRAVTKQPRFGDGWAYIYNCKQKLNDDLDKLLEKVAELDPAYGEEWIKVSKNVKMQYLSSPVILKKVAERCK, from the coding sequence ATGTCAGGGTATAGGCCAGCGTTTTTGGATCAAAAGCCACCTCCAGGGTATATTGCTGGTGTAGGTAGAGGCGCGTTTGGTTTTGCAACTAGGGGTCAGAAAAACGAAACTCCTAGAGTACCGAAACGGTATACCAAGGAGAGCAatgacgatgacgatgaagatgtaTTTGCATCgattgaagaaaagagagCCCGAAAAAGGGCTCCCAAGCCGGAAGAGAGATCAAAGGCTGATTTTATACCGCTAAAACGGAAACTCGCTAATGTGACAGAAGACCAATGGCTTAATCTACCAGAAGCTACCGATATGACCCGGAGAAATCGCAGAATTAGGTTGGAAGAACAGATGAATAGGAAAACATATGCAGCACCTGACTCTTTACTAGATTCCAATAGTGTTGATTTGGTGAAATTAACAGAGGAAAGGGAGAAGCTTCTTGCAAGACAGTTAGACACTGACTTTTTTGCAAAGAATGAGCCTAATGATCAAGAGATGAAAACTTTGAAGTATATAGCGGACATTGACAAAGACTCTGTAAATATTGTGAGAAGAGGCGATGACGAAGAGGTACAAAAGCAGCGGTTGGTCTTGAAGTCATACAGACGGGCAGAACCCAAAGATCCTACAAGTTGGATTGCTTCGGCTAAACTAGAGGAAAATTGTGGTAATTACGAACTTGCAAGGGAACTGATTCAGCAAGGGTGTTTACAATGTCCATTAGATGAGATAATATGGTTAGAAAACTTACGGTTGAATGTATCcaacaatgaaaagaagaaaattattGTTGCTAATGCAATTCGCTTTCAACCTAAATCGGTCGCATTGTGGTTGGAGGGAATCAAGTATGAGGAACAACCTGCCAATAAGTTTAGAGTTATACAAAAAGCATTAAGAGAAATACctgctgaagaagaaatctgGAAACTAGCAGTCAAATATAACCCAAACGATTATGATAGTTTGAGAATATGTAAAAAGGCTTTAGAATTCATCCCAAcaagtttttatttctggGCTATATTAATGAAAGAACCCTACGAGGACGTTATGAATACATTAGAAAAGGTCATAACTCAAAATCCCAAACAGATAGATTTGAAGGTTTACAAGTTAATGAATGAAGAAATACATAAGAAAATTGACTCTGTCAGTCAATGTAAGAGTGTGATCATTAAAGAGCTTGGTATAAATATGAAAGACATGGATAAGTCCGTAGTGACTAAATGGCTAGATAAAGTCGAAATATGGAATAAGAGCATTGCTGTTGATATAACTACTGCTTCTCTTTGTGAGGTAATTTTTGATAGCATAGGTGAGAAGATTGTTAAAGAATATGGATTGAATTACCTTgataatatatcaaatgtTAAAATACAGatcatatttttaaaatcaTATCTGAAGTTCGAGCCTACTAAAATAAGTGTTTGgcaaaaattgaaaaatatctgTGTGAAATCGTATAATATAGACAAGTTTTTTCAAGTATTTGAAGAGCTGCTTTTTGATCGTGACACCCAGAATAGTTATGAAATGGTGAAAATACATCCCAATCTAGTGTTGCTTTATGTGAAAGAGTTATGGAAACACGACGGGAATCCAGATAAGGCCCTAGAAATCTTGAGTAAAACCTTGAATGAAATTCCAAACTTTATAGAGGGTTGGCTAGcgaaaataaagatattgtTGCAGACCGGTCGTCTAGATTGTGTTGCTtctatatttgataaactATTGAACTCTTTGGAAACTGCTAATTATGATGATCATAACAAGGAAAGATTACTCTATCGTCATGTTTCATTCTTACGTTTTATGGACGAGAATGAGAAAGCTGTTAGttatattgaaaacaaatatCTGCTGTTATTTCCACAGTCagtaaaattaaaattgcAACTGGTCCAGATTTATGAAGATATGGGTATGAATAGTATATGTTCAAGGTTATATGATGATTATACTAAGAGATTGCCATCGCATGCAGTTTTCTGGATCGAATATGctaatttcattcaaagaaCATCTGGAAACACATCCAGGGCTAGATCAATTTTGGACAAAGGCATTGTCCATAACCCAAGCAATGTTTCTTTAATTGTTGCTAAAGTTAAATTGGAGGAAACGGTGGGAAACTTTGCACAAGAAGAACTTTTAATATCGCAAGGCTTACAGACTTTTGCAAAGGATGCAGAATTATGGGCCTGTAGGATGAGGCTAAGTAAGTCAAAGAAATCTAGCCTGAAGAAGACGCTGTTTCAAGATGCTTTAAAAGCTACAAACAACTCATATCTTATTCTGTTTGAGGTTGGTAGGTCTTTCTACAATGACAATCAATATAAGGTGGCAATGAAATGGTTTGATAGAGCTGTCACCAAGCAACCTCGGTTTGGTGATGGGTGGGCATACATTTATAATTGTAAGCAAAAACTGAATGACGATTTGGATAAGTTGTTGGAAAAGGTTGCGGAGCTCGATCCTGCATATGGTGAAGAATGGATCAAAGTTTCCAAAAATGTGAAAATGCAATATCTGTCTTCACCTGTAATACTCAAGAAAGTTGCAGAGCGTTGTAAATGA
- the MRX18 gene encoding 17-beta-hydroxysteroid dehydrogenase-like protein (CAGL0H10120g~Ortholog(s) have glucan endo-1,6-beta-glucosidase activity and role in fungal-type cell wall beta-glucan metabolic process, fungal-type cell wall disassembly involved in conjugation with cellular fusion), producing MFDKLKQKFEKLSVGGSSGEPIPTEEVVFGEELPEEVVYKYRYNHGVNLGSLFVLEEWIFNSVFEHGGGNEFDAVNNYLKNGKSEDEVAKKLQDHYHDYSCRIDWDWLKNEVGITAVRVPIGYWHVRDGDLLSGLPFEPLKKVYHLAKPTNYLKDIIESARNRGIGVLIDIHGLPGGANGDGHSGFPNRGADFFRNSGYIDRICNDIIPAIIEDICKPNKNVIGLQVVNESVFDNNAHGQKNYYKRAIQTIASNQPGLPVIISDGWWPQQWSDWLKQEKLDLVTVVDTHVYRCFSDEDKKKSADQIINDLEGSTSFPKNDADFVVGEFSGVLDEETWKKSPGDRNEYAKQFLNKELEVFSKSSSWGWFFWTLQFKYGDGGEWGLKPMYERGGIKKRSTQNNLNIDDNRVRQIIDEHINYWKDKGGDKFEHWRFEDGINSAISDIKEFARFDNSRLGRWHAWKAQRRNDYMKKKGDSEYMWEWDQGYDRGIAEFNF from the coding sequence ATGTTTGACAAATTGAAGCAGAAGTTTGAGAAACTGTCGGTAGGCGGGTCTTCCGGGGAGCCAATTCCCACGGAAGAAGTTGTTTTTGGCGAAGAGCTACCTGAAGAGGTGGTATACAAGTACAGGTATAACCACGGTGTAAATTTGGGGTCCCTCTTTGTGTTGGAAGAGTGGATCTTCAACTCCGTGTTTGAACATGGCGGCGGTAATGAGTTCGATGCAGTTAACAACTACTTGAAAAATGGCAAGtcagaagatgaagtaGCCAAGAAGTTACAGGATCACTATCATGACTATAGCTGCAGAATTGATTGGGATTGGCTAAAGAATGAAGTTGGAATCACAGCCGTCAGAGTGCCAATTGGGTATTGGCACGTTAGAGATGGTGATTTGTTATCTGGGTTGCCATTTGAACCATTGAAAAAGGTATATCATTTGGCTAAGCCCacaaattatttgaagGATATTATAGAAAGTGCAAGAAACCGCGGGATCGGTGTCTTGATCGATATTCATGGGCTACCAGGTGGTGCTAATGGTGATGGCCATAGTGGGTTTCCAAATCGTGGAGCAGACTTCTTCAGAAATAGTGGTTATATAGACAGAATTTGTAATGACATCATCCCTGCTATAATTGAAGACATATGCAAACCAAACAAGAATGTTATCGGGTTACAGGTTGTGAATGAATctgtttttgataataaCGCCCACGgccaaaaaaattactaTAAGCGGGCTATTCAAACAATTGCAAGTAACCAACCAGGGCTGCCAGTCATTATTTCAGATGGTTGGTGGCCCCAACAATGGTCTGATTGGTTAAAGCAGGAAAAGTTAGACTTAGTGACAGTAGTTGACACGCATGTTTATAGATGCTTTTCAGATGAggacaaaaagaaatctgcTGATCAAATTATAAACGACCTGGAGGGATCAACCAGTTTTCCTAAGAATGATGCCGattttgttgttggtgAATTCTCTGGAgttcttgatgaagaaacatGGAAAAAATCACCTGGCGATCGGAATGAGTATGCcaaacaatttttgaacaagGAATTGGAGGTTTTCTCTAAATCATCATCATGGGGATGGTTTTTCTGGACACTACAATTTAAGTATGGCGATGGTGGTGAATGGGGTTTAAAGCCAATGTATGAGCGTGGTGGAATAAAGAAGAGATCAACACAAAACAATCTGAACATTGACGATAACAGAGTTAGACAGATTATTGATGAACACATCAACTACTGGAAGGATAAAGGTGGTGACAAGTTTGAGCATTGGAGATTCGAAGATGGGATTAATTCAGCAATATCAGATATCAAGGAGTTTGCTCGGTTTGACAATTCTAGACTGGGAAGATGGCATGCGTGGAAGGCCCAAAGAAGGAACGAttatatgaaaaagaaaggcGATAGTGAATACATGTGGGAGTGGGATCAAGGTTATGACAGAGGTATTGCAGAATtcaatttctga